One window of the Hyperolius riggenbachi isolate aHypRig1 chromosome 5, aHypRig1.pri, whole genome shotgun sequence genome contains the following:
- the LOC137517958 gene encoding uncharacterized protein → MRMRMRFFQECALPGQSVLPVWQICMRDFRLRRRKMAAKWFTTENLIIKIENSPELYDKSLPGYKDHQRAHEIWSNIAKDFLGEKWNTLSQKGKDSKIALLRTRWKSVRDSYKKEIEKQYHESKSGSGSSQRTKYKYCGILEFLRKHHEPAETEDSLPPDPEEDDVEVPPTTTSDVEVEEDTTQDVDTATVEDSDSTTPDHTPHSPASSRTRTTVRSSRGVRVATQGRRIGRGMSRAEYDQKLISSIEKAVDHMEKREDEMKQLKEPCTQYLLSLVPLLQKDPPDKQWAARHAISETLGRFLLPESRADDNVHNYLQQPHLPASSQQYNTHPQLSYHMQRIYDPPHYPPMHMHNMPYGQQLHYSMPPPQRPDQGMRFQTSSMHSDSTVYTDLTSHSQPHTNAESGTHAYNQGPGSMCDLLSQHD, encoded by the exons ATGCGGATGCGGATGCGTTTTTTTCAAGAATGCgcacttccaggtcaaagtgtgcttcctgtgtggcagatttgCATGAGGGATTTTAGACTGCGCAGGAGGAAGATGGCAGCAAAGTGGTTTACCACAGAAAACCTGATAATTAAGATTGAAAACAGCCCAGAACTTTATGACAAGTCTTTGCCTGGATATAAAGACCACCAAAGGGCTCATGAAATCTGGAGCAACATTGCAAAAGATTTTCTTGGAGAAAAATGGAATACTTTGAGCCAAAAGGGCAAGGATTCTAAGA TTGCCCTCCTGCGGACAAGATGGAAGTCGGTCAGAGACAGTTACAAAAAGGAGATTGAAAAGCAATACCATGAATCCAAAAGTGGGTCTGGAAGTTCGCAGCGAACAAAATATAAATATTGTGGCATATTAGAATTTCTAAGAAAACATCATGAACCGGCTGA GACTGAAGATAGCCTACCACCAGATCCTGAGGAGGACGATGTAGAGGTGCCACCTACCACCACCAGTGATGTGGAAGTTGAAGAAGACACTACACAGGATGTTGACACTGCTACAGTGGAAGACAGTGACTCTACTAccccagatcacacaccacacagcccagcgagtagtcggacacgcacaactgtcaggtctagtagaggtgtgagggtagctacacaaggcaggagaataggaagaggtatgagcagggctgaatacgaccAGAAGCTGATTAGTTCAATAGAAAAGGCTGTTGATCatatggagaagcgagaggatGAAATGAAACAACTTAAAGAGCCATGCACACAGTATCTTTTAAGTTTGGTGCCACTATTACAAAAAGATCCTCCTGATAAGCAATGGGCAGCCAGACATGCCATCTCTGAGACCCTGGGGAGATTCTTACTACCTGAGAGCCGTGCAGatgacaatgtgcacaactacttGCAGCAACCACACCTGCCTGCTTCCAGCCAACAATATAATACACACCCACAACTCTCTTACCATATGCAACGCATTTATGACCCACCCCACTACCCACCAATGCATATGCATAACATGCCATATGGTCAACAGCTTCATTACTCTATGCCTCCACCTCAGCGCCCTGATCAAGGTATGCGATTTCAAACATCATCTATGCACAGTGACTCTACAGTGTACACTGATTTAACATCGCACAGCCAGCCTCATACAAATGCTGAATCAGGTACACATGCTTACAATCAGGGCCCTGGTAGTATGTGTGATTTGCTATCACAACATGACTAG